From Electrophorus electricus isolate fEleEle1 chromosome 8, fEleEle1.pri, whole genome shotgun sequence, the proteins below share one genomic window:
- the LOC118241837 gene encoding trace amine-associated receptor 13c-like, with protein sequence MYQNLMEVNQSDRCLQFSCPQRSVSPFYVLLYLCVAAVVLLTVCGNLLIIISVCHFKQLHTPTNMLILSLAMSDFLVGLFVMPFRLSRMIESCWIFGISVCLFYYLICFYATSISIYNVAFIAIDRYFAISNPFLYIEKVSVSKMCIVILSMWIFLMSYNSVLLYFNGNSSGLIMCPEQCLIALYEICSLVDLVFVFVVPFSAIILFYALVFVIARKHATAIREINVQSKGSKSMSDSMKSERKAAKVLGILVSVFVACLLPYFVYATMSNAVESQSFHNFVILLYLNSTFNPLIYALFYPWFRRCIKIIFTLQILRPESALINVH encoded by the exons ATGTACCAG AATCTGATGGAGGTTAACCAAAGCGATCGCTGCCTGCAGTTTTCCTGTCCACAGAGATCTGTGTCTCCTTTCTATGTGttgctttatttgtgtgtagCAGCTGTAGTTCTGCTAACAGTATGCGGGAATCtactcatcatcatctctgtgtgtcacttcaagcagctccacacaccaactaacatgctcatcctctctctggctatGTCCGACTTTCTGGTTGGACTATTTGTAATGCCGTTCCGTTTAAGTCGGATGATTGAATCCTGCTGGATTTTTGgaatatctgtctgtctgttttattaCTTGATCTGCTTTTATGCCACAAGCATATCAATATATAATGTTGCTTTTATCGCCATTGATCGCTATTTTGCCATCTCTAACCCTTTTCTCTACATAGAAAAAGTATCTGTAAGTAAAATGTGCATTGTGATTTTGTCTATGTGGATTTTCTTAATGTCCTATAACTCTGTACTGCTTTACTTTAATGGAAACTCCAGCGGTCTCATAATGTGTCCTGAGCAGTGCCTCATTGCCTTATATGAGATTTGCTCTCTGGTTGatcttgtatttgtttttgttgttccgTTTTCTGCTATAATCTTATTTTATGCTTTGGTTTTTGTTATTGCCAGGAAACACGCCACTGCTATTAGAGAGATTAATGTTCAGAGTAAAGGCTCGAAGAGCATGTCAGactcaatgaaatctgagagaaaagcagcaaagGTTCTTGgcattttagtgtctgtgtttgtagcCTGTTTACTTCCATACTTTGTTTATGCTACAATGAGTAATGCTGTAGAATCACAGtcatttcataattttgtaATCCTTTTATATCTCAATTCTACTTTTAATCCATtgatttatgctttgttttaccCATGGTTTAGAAGgtgtattaaaataatttttactcTTCAGATATTGAGACCTGAATCCGCATTGATAAATGTGcattaa